TTACTTCTTGTTATCGGTCTCTTCATGGGATATATTTCATGAATCAGTTTTGTATGtaagtaatttaaataattttaagtatttaattaTGTAAGTGATTATCTATCTAGTCTGCTGGATTCTCAGTTTATTAACATATCTCTCTGAGATAATATCAGCCTTGTCATTTTTAGACCAAATTTTTCAAATTCTtggtggttttggtttttttggctgtgccgcacTGCacgtagaatcttagttccctgatcaaggatcagAACCATGCCTCTGCATTAGAAGTtcaaagtcttaaccgctggaccaccagggaagtttcaagTTACTTATGATCCTGTGACTGACTGGGAGCTGCGGCTGCCCTGCCCAGCACCCCAGGAGAGCCTTATATCATAAATTACTAGccaggaaaagataaaaattccaAGGGTGATTTCCACTGAATATGTATTGCTTTTGCACTATTGTAAAGTTGAAAAGTCGTAAGCTGAACCATTGTAAGTTGGAGACCATCTGTAGATGCCAGTTTCCATTTTGTTCACAGCACCttgtatttttttacatttaggtttaattggaagataattactttactatgttgtgttagcttctggtaTAGCtgtataacctcagatatgcggatgaatccacccttatggcagaaagtgaagaataactaaagagcctcctgatgaaagtgaaagacgtggaacaatagactggttccaaattgagaaaggagtatgtgaaggctgtatcttgtcaccttgcttatttaacttatatgcagagtacatcatgcaaaatgctggacttgataaagcacaagctgaaatcaagattgcagggagaaatataaataacctcagatatgcagatgacaccacccatatggcagaaagcataaaggaactaaagagcctcttgatgaaagtgaaagaggagaatgaaaaagctggcttaaaactcaacattcaaaaaatgatgatcaggcatctggtcccatcacttcatggcaaatagacaaggaaacaatggaaacagtgagagactttattttcttgagctccaaaatcactgcagatggtgactgcagccatgaaattaaaagacacttgctaaaagctataaccaacctagacagcatatttaaaagcagagactactttgccaacaaaggtccatctagtcaaactatggtttttccggtagtcatctatggatgtgataGCTGAATAATAAAataggctgagtgccaaagaattgatgccttctaaCTGTGTTGCTGGACAAGAATCTTGAGTCCTttagatggcaaggagatcaaaccagtccatcctaaaggaaatcaatccggtatatcattggaaggactgatgctgaagctgaaactccaatacttcggccacctgatgcaaagaattgactcactggaaaagacccaatgctgggaaagatagaacgcaggaggagaaggtgacgacagaggatgagatggttggatggcatcactgattcaatggacatgagtttaagcaaggtCCGGGAGtttgtgaaggacaggaaagcctggcgtgctgtggtccatgcagTGGcaaagttagacacgactgagtgactgaactgaactgaactgcttcttcttgaacctccttcccaccccaccccctacccctctaggttgttacagaacactggattgagctccctgtgttatccaGCAACTTCCCACACTATCTggtttgcatatggtaatgtatatgtttcaaggCTACTCTCTCAATCCATCCCACCCATTCCTTCCCTCTCTGTGCCCAGaagtccattctctgtgtctgcgtctctattcctgccctgcaataggttcatcagtaccatttttctagattccatgtataaacaTTAAAGTAccttatatttttatgtatcataTTGAACCTAAACTTTGCTTCCACACATAAACTGTAACCCCTAAGGGAAGAAATCgtgtctttttcctttctggatcCTCAGTATCAGCATCAATAATAGATCATTAAAGTAGATACACAGATTTCCATGTCAAGAcatcagatatatacatatattacttttaaaaaaacaatttttttatcaTGGAAAACTGCAAATACATGCACACAGGTGCCATCTGGTACTTTCAAACGTCTGTTTCATGGGCGTATGAGAGGAAGGGTGGGAAAGATGTCAGTTACATTTATGCTTTCTCTTTGCTAACAGGAGAAGCAACGTACAGTACACCGTGGGAAAGACACTGCTGTAAGAATTCCACAGCAGCCGGAGAGAGGAGAGGCTCCGGGCCTCCACCGCCAGTATTATGTAGGCGATGATGAGCTGGGTGTGGGCCCAGGCCAGGGCTCTATAGAGCAGCCGCACAGGCCAGGAGCTGATGAACACGCTGGCGAAGGCGTGAATCAGGTAGTCAGCTTCCACCATGACAGCCCAACAGAGGAAGCCGAACACCTGTCCCGGGTGGAGACCGTGCCACCAGGCCGAGAAGACGAACGTTTGCAGCAGGGGCCAGGCCCTGCGCTGCTGGAAAACCAGGCGTCGCAGCCACCGAGCCGTGCTCTGGTTCCACTTCCTGGCGAACAGAGCTATCCTGTGGGTCGTTTCCAGCGTCCAAATGTCTGCATCGGGGAGGAGTCCCTCCTCACCCGGGCTGCGACCTAAGTCAGATCCAAAGCCGGCCGCGCGCAGCAGGGAGTCATCCAGGAGCCAGTGGGAGTAGTAGGTGAGTTTGAAGAGCCCGGCTGTGGACCACAGGACGAAGACGCACTCCAGCTGCGCGCAGCCGCCGAGTCCTGCCCCCGCGCCCACCACCCCTCTGACAATCACCTTCAGACTCTCCAGTCCCAGGATCTGCAGCGCCCTCCAGGTCAGAGCCCAGAAAGAGTGCCTGGACCACAAGCTGCTGGGCCCTTCAACTCGAGCTTGAAACCTCTGGAAGGAACACAGCGGGCCTCCTAGGAGGGCAGGGAAGAAGAGCAAGTAGCTGAGATAGGGAAGAGCCCCACAAAGATGCTCAGACAGAGAGTTCTTGTTAGGGATGTGTCCTGATGGTGCTACCACCTTCCCCTCACGAATGTCCAGAGACAGGGATGTGACCTTCTGGGTCAAGAGCATGAGAGAAGAGAGAGTGATGCAGAACCTgaaagagataatttttttttttaagtaaaacattCCATAGTTTATTTTAGCCCCTTCCAATTGCTCAaacaagatccctggagaaatgaGTGGCTCTAGACAGTAGAGATCCATCTGAGACTCTCCTGGagatccagaggttaagactccactttccaatgcaggggacatgggttcaatccctcctcagggaactaagatcccacatgccatggggggaggggtgaccaaacttttttttttttaatttttttaaaaagcatgtaagACCAATCTAATAGCCTATAGTGCTTCCCCAAAGACTCTTGCCTTAATTCAGAGTCACAGGATCCTCTGAGCAGGATGGAAGGGTAAATGGAGAGATGAATCCTTAGTCAGAGacgcaaataaaagaaaaacaaggaatatTATGGGGGAAACATTGAATATGTTATCTCTGAGAGTGGCTTATGAAGACTGGGATCAGGAACCTGGGAGAAATCTGCCACAGAAGAAACAGAACCTTAGGAATGAAGAGACTCTAGGAAGCTGAAGATCTATCTGGATTGTAAGATTCTGCAGGctttgttatacagagtgaagtgagtcagaaagagaaaaatgaatattatatattaatgcatgtatatggaatatagaaaaatggtaccgatgaacctctttgcagggcaggaatagagacatagACATGGAGGATGGTCTTGTAGacccagtgggggaaggagagggtgggatcaactgagagaatagcattgactTATATACACTATCGCGTGTGAAACGAATCGCTAATGGGAATCtttgtgtaacacagggagctcagcctggtgctctgtgacgacctagaggagTAGGTTAGTAgggtgtgggtgggagggagtcTCAAGAGGTAGGATGTAtacggagaatcccatggacagaacccagtggactatagtccatggggttgcaatgagtcagatatggctgaacAACTAATACTTctcacttttcatatatatagcTCTGACTGGTTTgagttgttgtacagcaaaacccaacacaacattgtaaagcaattatcctccaattaaaaattttttttgaatgaaaGATTCTCCAGGCTTTGGGATCTGAGCTGAGGAACAGTGAGTCATGCTAGAGGCTTGGGGTGTGTGCTGAGTCATTAGCAATTCGAGGCGTGTTCCTAACCAGCCACCTGAGCTCCTCCTGCTTCGCCCTCGTAGTAGAGAAGGTCCTGCTGGCAAGACTATCAGGGAGAAAATTAATGACAATTACAGTGACACACTGGACAATCAGGATTGCTGTCCTGTGGGGAGAAAATGGTTCTGTTTCCCACCCAATGCTGTTTCTGTGTCTGAGAACTGAAGGACCACTGACCTCCTTACTTGGCTTATCAAACAGTAAGCAAACCGGCCACCAACCCCTGTTCACTCACCTTCTGTTAAGGGCTGAACATGTCCACCCCACCCTCAATTCATATGTTGGAGTCTTAACCtccagcacctcagaatgtgggtgtgtttttttttttcaatttgttttggctgcactacgtggcacatgggatcttagttccccaaccagggatggaacctgcgtcccctgcattgggagcacagagtcttaaccactggaccactggaggTCCCTAGGATGTGTGTGTTTGGAGCTAGGGTCTTCaaggaggtaattaaggtaaGACGAGGTCGTGAGGGTGGGCCCTAGTCCGAGGTGACTGGTCTCCTTAGAAGAAGAGATCAGGACACAGACATGCTGAAAGGGAAGACCATGGGAAAGCATAGGGAGAAACATCTACAAgctaaggagagaggcctcaggagaagccgagcctgccaacaccttgacctTGGGCTTCAGCCTCCAGcggaaataaatgtctgttgttgaaGCCACCTGTCCGCAGCCCTCTGCATGAGAGCCAGAGCAAACAAATGCATCTTCCCACTTCAGCTCTGGCTCAGCCTCCTTCCCATCCAGCCAGATCCTGTTCAACTTGCTCCTCCAGCCCCCCTCAGGTAGCCCTAAGTCACCACATCCCAGTCAGGACTCCCCACTCCCTACCCACCCGCCATCATGCCTTCTCCTCAGAGAAGCAAGCCCTGGAGCCTTTGGtgaaaatagaataaagaaaaggaTC
The sequence above is drawn from the Ovis aries strain OAR_USU_Benz2616 breed Rambouillet chromosome 26, ARS-UI_Ramb_v3.0, whole genome shotgun sequence genome and encodes:
- the MBOAT4 gene encoding ghrelin O-acyltransferase (The RefSeq protein has 6 substitutions compared to this genomic sequence), which produces MDWVQVFFLDPVSLYQGAAFPFALLFNYLCFMDSFSTQARYLFLLAGGGALAVAAMGAFAALVFIPTLCTVVLIHSLGPQDVHRPTFLFQMTWQTLCHLGLHYTEYYLQEAPSTRFCITLSSLMLLTQKVTSLSLDIREGKVVAPSGHIPNKNSLSEHLRGALPYLSYLLFFPALLGGPLCSFQRFQARVEGPSSLWSRHSFWALTWRALQILGLESLKVIVRGVVGAGAGLGGSGQLECVFVLWSTAGLFKLTYYSHWLLDDSLLRAAGFGSDLGRSPGEEGLLPDADLWTLETTHRIALFARKWNQSTARWLRRLVFQQRRAWPLLQTFVFSAWWHGLHPGQVFGFLCWAVMVEADYLIHAFASVFISSWPVRLLYRALAWAHTQLIIAYIILAVEARSLSSLRLLWNSYSSVFPTVYCTLLLLLAKRKHKCN